One stretch of Maylandia zebra isolate NMK-2024a linkage group LG13, Mzebra_GT3a, whole genome shotgun sequence DNA includes these proteins:
- the LOC101477954 gene encoding transmembrane protein 229B, protein METSKLNVRRMRGNDQGIVENDSPAEPHGSSSVRPVSALVRLYVYALHGCLCEVAFTAVWDWCSTQDRRLAGHSSLWALPMYATAIYLMERLRALMLAQNHPLTVRLVLYTVFIYLWEFSWGVGLSLLGACPWDYSGHRYNLRGLITLDYALPWAVAAYIAEQHVIRHTLRIRLHN, encoded by the exons ATGGAGACGAGTAAACTCAATGTGAGGCGAATGCGAGGTAACGATCAAG GGATTGTTGAAAATGACTCCCCAGCAGAACCACATGGCAGCAGCTCTGTTCGACCTGTTTCTGCTCTTGTTCGTCTCTACGTGTATGCGCTGCATGGCTGCCTCTGCGAGGTGGCCTTCACTGCTGTGTGGGACTGGTGCAGCACCCAGGACAGGAGGCTGGCAGGCCACAGCAGTCTGTGGGCGCTGCCCATGTATGCCACAGCAATCTATCTCATGGAGAGGCTGAGGGCCCTGATGCTCGCTCAGAATCACCCACTGACTGTGCGGCTCGTGCTCTACACTGTTTTCATCTACCTGTGGGAGTTCAGCTGGGGTGTGGGGCTTAGTTTGTTGGGAGCCTGTCCATGGGACTACTCAGGCCATAGGTACAACCTGAGAGGACTGATAACTCTGGACTATGCACTTCCCTGGGCTGTGGCTGCATATATAGCAGAACAGCATGTGATCAGGCACACTTTAAGAATAAGACTGCATAACTGA
- the hcar1-3 gene encoding hydroxycarboxylic acid receptor 2 produces the protein MKAVNNSSLHCSGHMKNNKENMFMEIGLIIEILGLPGTIVSLWIFCCCMKSWKPHTLFLFNLVLADFLVLINVPFRIDTHLRGKWVFGWVWCRISLFMLTVNRSASIGFMTAVALDRYFKVVHPHHCISQMTSVKAGWLAGLIWAAVVVRGIPLLTANLFHQASGKCRSFNSYEEDPVPIKLHYIAFVAEFLLPWFLLLFCSAKIVCRLRQRRVGRKLKGRKAIRAVMVIILVFTLCFMPSVITGLAAAYIKGNHPHDCESYTNVTQVFMICIVLTYLNSALDPIVYAFSSSMFRDALKTSICFKKIFRPVSTRVPNS, from the coding sequence ATGAAGGCAGTAAATAATTCTTCACTGCACTGCAGCGGgcacatgaaaaataataaagaaaatatgttCATGGAAATAGGCTTGATAATTGAGATACTGGGCCTGCCGGGAACAATAGTATCTTTGTGGATTTTCTGCTGTTGCATGAAGTCATGGAAACCTCACACCCTCTTCCTCTTCAATCTGGTTCTTGCTGACTTCTTGGTCCTCATCAACGTGCCTTTCCGCATCGACACCCACCTGCGAGGGAAGTGGGTGTTTGGATGGGTCTGGTGCAGAATCAGCCTTTTCATGCTGACTGTCAATCGCTCTGCTAGTATTGGATTCATGACAGCGGTGGCACTTGATCGCTACTTTAAGGTGGTCCACCCACATCACTGCATCAGCCAAATGACTTCAGTAAAGGCGGGCTGGCTCGCGGGCTTGATCTGGGCTGCTGTGGTGGTCCGCGGGATTCCGCTGCTGACCGCTAACCTTTTCCACCAGGCGAGTGGCAAGTGCCGTAGCTTCAACTCCTATGAAGAAGACCCTGTGCCGATTAAGCTGCATTACATTGCCTTTGTTGCAGAGTTCCTCCTGCCCTGGTTCTTGCTGCTCTTCTGCTCAGCAAAGATAGTCTGCCGGCTTCGCCAACGGCGAGTAGGCAGGAAGCTGAAGGGACGGAAGGCCATCAGAGCGGTCATGGTGATCATTCTGGTGTTTACCTTGTGCTTCATGCCAAGCGTCATCACAGGCCTAGCGGCGGCCTACATCAAGGGAAACCACCCCCATGACTGCGAGTCCTACACTAATGTAACCCAGGTTTTCATGATATGCATCGTGTTAACCTACCTCAACAGCGCTTTGGACCCCATCGTCTACGCTTTCTCCAGCTCCATGTTTCGTGATGCCCTCAAGACCTCCATCTGCTTCAAGAAGATCTTCAGACCGGTTAGCACGAGAGTCCCCAACAGCTGA